A genomic stretch from Thermomonospora umbrina includes:
- a CDS encoding cytochrome P450: MDGARRAARYEARLLWAGNPGLYALLQAARHTAPIQRFPRLGWVVNDPVLARRVLNDAAHFGMAGEGGVGHLWIQLFGDEMAQFFGGARHAEVRTRARDLFTEDNARALVERSQGAHYRAMAERLAEGGTVDVADATRVLAGRMVADLLGMRLDSPDDDAYRRIFAAGERLAGLAMGTAASTVLPAGTVRRARAIVTDITRGVEEGYRTAGPDTILGRCREMDLGLPLTRGLATLLAIAGTETGASGTSRTAALLHDTGQQGALLADPGLMPNAVREGLRVATPAPVIGRAVTRDAVVAGRRLRAGDRIMLLTYLADNAVGPFDVHREYVPETRQLWFGAGRHLCLGAAVARTQITRMLETLTAAGPYRVTSRRPARRVLVPTYASLCARTARTAR, from the coding sequence GTGGACGGCGCGAGGAGGGCGGCGCGGTACGAGGCGCGGCTGCTGTGGGCGGGGAACCCCGGCCTGTACGCCCTGCTCCAGGCGGCCCGGCACACCGCGCCGATCCAGCGCTTCCCCAGACTGGGCTGGGTCGTCAACGACCCGGTGCTGGCCCGCCGGGTGCTGAACGACGCCGCGCACTTCGGCATGGCCGGGGAGGGCGGCGTCGGGCATCTGTGGATCCAGTTGTTCGGGGACGAGATGGCGCAGTTCTTCGGCGGCGCCCGGCACGCCGAGGTCCGGACCCGCGCCCGCGACCTGTTCACCGAGGACAACGCCCGCGCCCTGGTGGAACGCTCCCAGGGCGCGCACTACCGGGCGATGGCCGAACGGCTGGCGGAGGGCGGCACCGTGGACGTGGCCGACGCAACCCGCGTCCTCGCCGGACGCATGGTCGCCGACCTGCTCGGGATGCGGCTCGACTCCCCCGACGACGACGCGTACCGGAGGATCTTCGCCGCCGGGGAACGGCTGGCGGGGCTGGCGATGGGAACCGCCGCCTCCACCGTGCTGCCCGCCGGGACCGTCCGGCGGGCCCGCGCGATCGTCACCGACATCACCCGGGGCGTCGAGGAGGGGTATCGCACGGCCGGGCCCGACACGATCCTCGGCCGCTGCCGGGAGATGGACCTCGGTCTCCCGCTGACCCGGGGGCTGGCGACGCTGCTGGCCATCGCGGGCACCGAGACCGGGGCGTCCGGGACCTCCCGTACGGCGGCGCTGCTGCACGACACCGGTCAGCAGGGGGCGCTGCTGGCCGACCCGGGGCTGATGCCCAACGCGGTCCGGGAGGGGCTGCGGGTCGCGACGCCGGCGCCGGTCATCGGCCGCGCGGTGACCAGGGACGCGGTCGTGGCGGGCCGCCGGCTCCGCGCGGGCGATCGGATCATGCTGCTGACCTATCTGGCCGACAACGCGGTGGGGCCGTTCGACGTCCACCGCGAGTACGTCCCGGAGACCCGGCAGCTCTGGTTCGGCGCGGGGCGTCATCTGTGCCTCGGGGCGGCCGTCGCCCGGACCCAGATCACCCGCATGCTGGAGACCCTCACGGCCGCCGGCCCGTACCGGGTCACGTCCCGCCGGCCGGCCCGCCGCGTGCTGGTGCCGACCTACGCGTCGCTGTGCGCCCGGACGGCCCGTACGGCGCGCTGA
- a CDS encoding FAD binding domain-containing protein, whose amino-acid sequence MDFLRPPSWHEALALKAARPDAVPIQGGTDVMVEINFDVRRPSALLDLNPVTELAGWETVDGRLRIGAGLPYGRLIAELGDRAPGLAQAARTVGSPQIRNRGTVGGNLGAASPAGDCHPPLLAAGAEVEVESVAGGVRMIPIDAFYLGVKRNAVRDDELIRAVWLDPAPGPQHFSKIGTRNAMVIAVCSFAVALHPGERRVGTGIGSAAPTPLRAPEAEAFLADGLDGLDWSGPLPEGLAERFGELVGEAVSPIDDVRGTAGYRRHALAVMARRTLTWAWNDHLAATGMVS is encoded by the coding sequence ATGGACTTTCTTCGTCCGCCGTCCTGGCACGAGGCGCTGGCGCTGAAGGCGGCGCGTCCGGACGCGGTGCCGATCCAGGGCGGCACCGACGTGATGGTGGAGATCAATTTCGACGTGCGCCGCCCGTCGGCCCTGCTGGACCTCAACCCGGTGACCGAGCTGGCCGGCTGGGAGACCGTGGACGGCAGGCTGCGCATCGGCGCGGGCCTGCCGTACGGCAGGCTGATCGCGGAGTTGGGCGATCGGGCGCCCGGGCTGGCGCAGGCGGCGCGGACGGTGGGGTCGCCGCAGATCCGCAACCGGGGCACGGTCGGCGGCAACCTCGGGGCGGCCTCGCCGGCGGGGGACTGCCATCCGCCGCTGCTGGCCGCCGGGGCCGAGGTCGAGGTGGAGTCGGTCGCCGGCGGGGTCCGGATGATCCCGATCGACGCGTTCTACCTCGGGGTCAAGCGCAACGCCGTCCGCGACGACGAGCTGATCCGGGCCGTGTGGCTCGACCCGGCGCCGGGCCCCCAGCACTTCTCCAAGATCGGCACCCGGAACGCGATGGTGATCGCGGTCTGCTCGTTCGCCGTCGCGCTGCACCCGGGGGAGCGGCGGGTCGGCACGGGCATCGGCTCGGCCGCCCCCACGCCGTTGCGCGCGCCCGAGGCGGAGGCGTTCCTCGCGGACGGGCTGGACGGGCTGGACTGGTCCGGCCCGCTGCCGGAGGGGCTCGCCGAGCGGTTCGGGGAGCTGGTGGGCGAGGCCGTCTCGCCCATCGACGACGTGCGCGGCACGGCCGGGTACCGGCGGCACGCCCTCGCCGTGATGGCGCGGCGGACGCTGACCTGGGCATGGAACGATCATCTGGCGGCTACGGGGATGGTGTCGTGA
- a CDS encoding Uma2 family endonuclease: MVSEHPVVLPDTAHAMWERDELRDFLHLPHDRTRVEIIGGKIVVSPGLRFGHDHVVSDVLESFQRARWQDEDFLWQCPIQVDLNMVGIQEGYVPDLMVMRAEVLTDLRASDERHARPDHVEMVVEVTSPSNAGNDRRPADRKHSTKWTGYARMEIPYYLLIDRDPNGPLITLYSVPDQGAGAYLHSDTWEFGDTVDLEHFGVRIDTVGWAPWKD; this comes from the coding sequence ATGGTCTCCGAGCACCCCGTCGTCCTGCCCGACACGGCCCACGCCATGTGGGAGCGCGACGAACTCCGCGACTTCCTTCACCTCCCGCACGACCGCACCAGGGTCGAGATCATCGGAGGGAAGATCGTCGTGTCGCCAGGCCTCCGTTTCGGACACGATCACGTCGTCAGCGACGTGCTGGAGAGCTTCCAGCGAGCGCGCTGGCAGGACGAGGACTTCTTGTGGCAGTGCCCGATACAGGTCGACCTCAACATGGTCGGCATCCAGGAGGGTTACGTTCCCGATCTCATGGTCATGCGCGCCGAGGTGCTCACCGACCTCCGCGCGTCGGACGAACGCCATGCCCGTCCCGATCATGTCGAGATGGTCGTCGAGGTCACCTCGCCGTCGAACGCGGGCAACGACCGGCGTCCGGCCGACCGCAAGCACTCCACCAAGTGGACCGGGTACGCCCGAATGGAGATCCCCTATTACCTGTTGATCGACCGGGATCCGAACGGCCCGCTGATCACGCTGTACTCCGTTCCCGATCAGGGGGCCGGCGCCTATCTGCACAGTGACACCTGGGAGTTCGGCGACACCGTCGACCTGGAGCACTTCGGCGTCCGGATCGACACCGTCGGCTGGGCACCCTGGAAGGACTGA
- a CDS encoding 8-oxoguanine deaminase, with translation MRTVIENAHVVTVAGPEYESGHIVVEDGRIVAVGPGPFEAEAEAEERIDGTGCLATPGLVNTHHHLYQWASQGLAKDATLFEWLVTLYRPWSKMDAEIVHGAASAGLGWLAKSGCTTTTDHHYIFPKGRGDLFAAEVEAARELHIRFHPCRGSMDLGRSRGGLPPDEVVEDLDTILAETDAAIDRHHDASFDSMLRVAVAPCSPFSVTRDLLVRSAELARAKGVRLHTHLSETLDEEEYCLSRFGLTPVQYMETLGWLGPDVWYAHAVHLHDPDIRRMADTGTGMAHCPSSNARLGAGIARITDVLAAGVPVGLGVDGAASAEMVPLAGEIRQAVYMQRARSGPTALTARQALEMATLGGARCLGRADEIGTLEPGKLADIALWRVDGFFAAVDDPIVALAYGGTPPLARLLVGGRTVVADDVLVTVPQDVVARRGADAHRRLMTLAKDVL, from the coding sequence ATGAGGACCGTCATCGAGAACGCCCACGTCGTGACCGTCGCGGGCCCCGAGTACGAGAGCGGCCACATCGTCGTCGAGGACGGCCGCATCGTCGCCGTGGGCCCGGGCCCTTTCGAGGCCGAGGCCGAGGCCGAGGAGAGGATCGACGGCACGGGGTGCCTCGCCACGCCGGGGCTGGTCAACACCCACCACCACCTCTACCAGTGGGCGAGCCAGGGCCTGGCCAAGGACGCCACCCTCTTCGAGTGGCTGGTCACGCTCTACCGGCCCTGGTCGAAGATGGACGCCGAGATCGTCCACGGGGCGGCCTCGGCGGGCCTGGGCTGGCTGGCCAAGTCGGGTTGCACGACGACGACCGACCACCACTACATCTTCCCCAAGGGGCGGGGCGATCTGTTCGCCGCCGAGGTGGAGGCGGCCCGTGAGCTGCACATCCGCTTCCATCCGTGCCGAGGGTCGATGGACCTCGGTCGGTCTCGGGGCGGCCTGCCGCCGGACGAGGTGGTGGAGGATCTCGACACGATCCTGGCGGAGACCGACGCGGCCATCGACCGCCACCACGACGCGTCGTTCGACTCGATGCTGCGGGTGGCGGTCGCCCCCTGCTCGCCGTTCTCGGTGACCAGGGACCTCCTCGTCCGGTCGGCCGAGCTGGCGCGGGCGAAGGGCGTGCGCCTGCACACCCACCTCAGCGAGACGCTGGACGAGGAGGAGTACTGCCTGTCCCGGTTCGGACTGACCCCGGTGCAGTACATGGAGACCCTCGGCTGGCTGGGGCCCGACGTCTGGTACGCGCACGCCGTTCACCTGCACGATCCCGACATCCGGCGGATGGCCGACACCGGCACCGGCATGGCCCACTGCCCCAGCTCCAACGCCCGGCTGGGCGCGGGCATCGCCCGCATCACCGACGTCCTGGCGGCCGGCGTGCCCGTGGGGCTGGGCGTGGACGGGGCGGCGTCGGCCGAGATGGTGCCGTTGGCGGGGGAGATCCGCCAGGCCGTGTACATGCAGCGCGCCCGCTCGGGCCCGACCGCCCTGACCGCGCGCCAGGCACTGGAGATGGCCACGCTCGGCGGGGCCCGTTGTCTGGGCCGCGCCGACGAGATCGGCACCCTGGAGCCCGGCAAGCTCGCCGACATCGCGCTGTGGCGCGTCGACGGCTTCTTCGCGGCCGTGGACGACCCCATCGTGGCCCTCGCGTACGGCGGGACCCCGCCCCTGGCCCGGCTGCTGGTCGGCGGTCGAACGGTGGTGGCCGACGACGTGTTGGTCACCGTCCCGCAGGACGTGGTGGCCCGCCGGGGAGCCGACGCCCATCGGAGATTGATGACGCTCGCGAAGGACGTCCTGTAG
- a CDS encoding SDR family oxidoreductase, translating into MTVTLNGKIALVAGATRGAGRGIAVELGAAGATVYVTGRTTRERRSEMDRPETIEETAERVTAAGGRGIAVPCDHLDREQVRALVERIDREQGRLDVLVNDIWGGDQLASWDDSLWEHDLDKGLRILRLAVDTHIITSHYALPLLIRNPGGLVIEVTDGTTEYNDEHYRNSFFYDLAKVSVNRMAFALSKELPEHGATAVSLTPGWLRSEMMLDLFKVTEENWRDATKDQPHFVISESPAYVGRAVAALAADPDVARWNGRSLSSGRLAQVYGFTDVDGSRPDAWRYIVEIEGAGKPADATGYR; encoded by the coding sequence ATGACCGTAACGCTGAACGGAAAGATCGCCCTCGTCGCCGGCGCCACCCGGGGCGCGGGTCGCGGCATCGCCGTCGAGCTCGGCGCGGCGGGCGCCACCGTCTACGTGACGGGGCGCACCACACGGGAGCGGCGCTCGGAGATGGACCGGCCGGAGACCATCGAGGAGACCGCCGAACGTGTCACCGCCGCGGGCGGCCGGGGCATCGCCGTGCCCTGCGACCACCTCGACCGGGAGCAGGTCCGCGCCCTCGTCGAGCGCATCGACCGCGAGCAGGGCCGCCTCGACGTCCTGGTGAACGACATTTGGGGCGGCGATCAGCTCGCCAGTTGGGACGACTCCCTGTGGGAGCACGACCTCGACAAGGGGCTGCGCATCCTGCGGCTGGCCGTCGACACCCACATCATCACCAGCCATTACGCCCTGCCCCTGCTGATCAGGAACCCGGGCGGGCTGGTCATCGAGGTGACCGACGGCACCACCGAGTACAACGACGAGCACTACCGGAACTCGTTCTTCTACGACCTGGCCAAGGTGTCGGTCAACCGCATGGCGTTCGCCCTGTCCAAGGAGCTGCCGGAGCACGGCGCGACCGCCGTGTCGCTGACGCCGGGCTGGCTCCGCTCGGAGATGATGCTCGACCTGTTCAAGGTCACCGAGGAGAACTGGCGGGACGCCACCAAGGACCAGCCCCACTTCGTGATCTCCGAGTCGCCCGCCTACGTGGGTCGCGCCGTGGCCGCGCTCGCCGCCGACCCGGACGTGGCCCGCTGGAACGGGCGGTCCCTCTCCAGCGGGCGGCTCGCGCAGGTGTACGGCTTCACCGACGTGGACGGCAGCCGTCCCGACGCCTGGCGCTACATCGTGGAGATCGAAGGGGCCGGCAAGCCCGCCGACGCGACCGGCTACCGCTGA
- a CDS encoding helix-turn-helix transcriptional regulator yields the protein MRASRLVSLVLLLQVRGAMTAAELARELEVSERTVARDVSALSEAGIPVYAERGRAGGYRLIDGYRTRLTGMSRAEAEALFLSGLPGPAEDMGLADAVATARLKVLAALPPSLQDAPARTGQRFHLDVAGWFDDGVPPPRLAALARAVWQDETVVLTYRRRDREVTRTAEPYGLVLKSGTWYLVARVEDGHRTYRVDRVEGVEATGEAFERDAAFDLRAFWNERAERFVESLLTDAVTVRLSPAGRRMLRYAVEPPAARRALEGAGEPDGRGWVVTRLPVESVDVAYTQLMWLGPEAEVLEPPELRVRMAEAATRFARLYQR from the coding sequence GTGCGGGCGTCTCGGCTGGTTTCGTTGGTGTTGCTCCTCCAGGTGCGGGGGGCGATGACGGCGGCCGAGCTTGCTCGCGAACTCGAGGTCTCCGAGCGAACGGTGGCGCGGGACGTGTCGGCGCTGTCGGAGGCCGGGATCCCCGTGTACGCCGAGCGGGGCCGGGCGGGCGGCTACCGGCTCATCGACGGCTACCGGACCCGGCTGACCGGGATGAGCAGGGCCGAGGCCGAGGCGCTGTTCCTGTCGGGCCTGCCGGGGCCCGCCGAGGACATGGGGCTGGCCGACGCCGTGGCGACGGCCCGGCTGAAGGTGCTGGCCGCGTTGCCGCCGTCGCTGCAGGACGCCCCGGCGCGGACGGGTCAGCGGTTCCACCTGGACGTGGCGGGATGGTTCGATGACGGTGTCCCGCCGCCCCGACTGGCGGCGCTGGCCCGGGCGGTCTGGCAGGACGAGACCGTGGTGCTGACCTACCGGCGGCGCGACCGCGAGGTGACACGGACGGCCGAGCCGTACGGGCTCGTCCTCAAGAGCGGGACCTGGTACCTGGTGGCCCGGGTCGAGGACGGTCACCGCACGTACCGGGTGGATCGCGTGGAGGGTGTGGAGGCGACCGGGGAGGCGTTCGAGCGGGACGCGGCGTTCGACCTCAGGGCGTTCTGGAACGAGCGGGCCGAGCGGTTCGTGGAGTCGCTGCTGACCGACGCAGTCACCGTCCGGCTGAGCCCGGCGGGGCGGCGGATGCTGCGGTACGCGGTGGAGCCTCCGGCGGCGCGGCGGGCGTTGGAAGGGGCGGGGGAGCCCGACGGGCGGGGATGGGTGGTCACCCGCCTGCCCGTCGAGTCCGTGGACGTGGCCTACACGCAGCTCATGTGGCTCGGCCCGGAGGCCGAGGTGCTGGAGCCCCCGGAGCTGCGGGTGCGGATGGCGGAGGCCGCCACCCGTTTCGCCCGCCTGTATCAGCGGTAG
- a CDS encoding NAD-dependent epimerase/dehydratase family protein, with protein sequence MKIAVTGASGFVGGAVCRALAERGIAVHGYGRRSTVAVGHVGGAVYRSWDVTRGPLGDAPQVDAVVHCAGSVTDWGPVEGFFRTNLDGTRNVLASFPSARFVHVSTASVYDPYRPTVAARESEAPVGRYVNGYGASKAAAERAVLAAMRERSAVILRPHAVYGPGDTTLLPRVLSAVRGPILPAVGDGCQRISLTSIDNLVRACLLAACGPVGEGVFNVADAAPVLLDDALREILAERGVRARPVYLPLAVVHPLAAVVEGLFLAARRSRPPRLTRYALGHLAVERTLDISAARRDLGYEPAPTCFTGAAEW encoded by the coding sequence GTGAAGATCGCGGTGACGGGGGCGTCGGGTTTCGTGGGCGGGGCGGTGTGCCGGGCCTTGGCGGAACGCGGGATCGCCGTCCACGGGTACGGCCGTCGTTCGACGGTCGCCGTGGGGCATGTCGGCGGGGCGGTCTACCGGTCGTGGGACGTCACCCGGGGGCCGCTCGGTGACGCGCCGCAGGTGGACGCGGTGGTGCATTGCGCGGGGAGCGTGACCGACTGGGGGCCGGTCGAGGGGTTCTTCCGCACCAATCTGGACGGGACGAGGAACGTCCTGGCGTCCTTCCCGTCGGCGCGGTTCGTTCATGTGAGCACCGCCAGCGTGTACGACCCTTACCGTCCGACGGTCGCCGCCCGGGAGTCCGAGGCCCCGGTCGGTCGGTACGTGAACGGGTACGGCGCTTCGAAGGCCGCCGCCGAACGGGCGGTGCTCGCGGCGATGCGGGAACGTTCCGCCGTCATCCTGCGCCCCCATGCCGTGTACGGGCCGGGCGACACCACGCTGCTGCCCCGCGTGCTGTCGGCGGTGCGGGGGCCGATCCTTCCGGCGGTGGGGGACGGGTGTCAGCGGATCAGCCTGACCTCGATCGACAACCTGGTCCGGGCGTGTCTGCTCGCCGCCTGCGGTCCGGTGGGGGAAGGGGTCTTCAACGTCGCCGACGCGGCCCCGGTCCTTCTCGACGACGCCCTGCGGGAGATCCTCGCCGAACGTGGTGTCCGTGCCCGTCCGGTGTATCTCCCGCTCGCGGTCGTTCACCCGCTCGCCGCCGTCGTGGAGGGCCTCTTCCTGGCCGCCCGGCGGTCTCGGCCACCGCGTCTCACCCGCTATGCGCTCGGGCACCTGGCCGTGGAACGCACCTTGGACATCTCGGCGGCGCGCCGGGACCTCGGATACGAGCCCGCCCCGACCTGCTTCACGGGGGCCGCCGAGTGGTGA
- a CDS encoding (2Fe-2S)-binding protein, whose product MKVTFTVNGSQESVDDVWEGESLLFTLRERMGLPGSKNACEQGECGSCTVYLDGSPVCACLVAAGQVQGREVRTVEGLADGGRLDPVQEAFLECGAVQCGFCTPGLIVQTHDLLARTPEPSDAEIREALAGNLCRCTGYEKILDAVRLAASRKADAR is encoded by the coding sequence ATGAAGGTGACCTTCACCGTGAACGGCTCGCAGGAGTCCGTCGACGACGTGTGGGAGGGCGAGAGCCTGCTGTTCACGCTGCGCGAGCGGATGGGCCTGCCGGGCTCCAAGAACGCCTGTGAGCAGGGCGAATGCGGATCCTGCACGGTCTATCTGGACGGCTCCCCGGTCTGCGCCTGTCTGGTGGCGGCCGGGCAGGTGCAGGGACGCGAGGTCCGGACGGTCGAGGGCCTGGCCGACGGAGGCCGCCTCGACCCCGTCCAGGAGGCGTTCCTGGAGTGCGGGGCCGTGCAGTGCGGGTTCTGCACGCCGGGGCTGATCGTCCAGACGCACGACCTGCTGGCCCGCACCCCGGAGCCGTCCGACGCGGAGATCAGGGAGGCCCTCGCCGGCAACCTGTGCCGCTGCACCGGCTACGAGAAGATCCTCGACGCCGTTCGGCTCGCCGCCTCCCGCAAGGCGGACGCCCGATGA
- a CDS encoding glycosyltransferase family 2 protein, with protein MNLWVAVPAYNEERSIGATLRRLGEQSDREFSLVVVDNGSTDGTAGIVRDFAREHPGRNVRLVAEPQKGTGAAADTGLRYAIEHGATHIARTDADCLPHPDWISAVRRALDGGLEMVSGPLRPRTDEFRLKLWERRLLPTVVELAALAGRYRKGNQDPAYLGPYLMMPGCNMAISARLYEEAGGFPRTRIEEVHEDRALVNRVRRLTTAYGLRKDMVVYGSVRRLRAYGLIGTLAWYADHRYTPDVVDIR; from the coding sequence GTGAACCTGTGGGTGGCCGTCCCGGCGTACAACGAGGAGCGCTCCATCGGCGCGACCCTGCGCCGGTTGGGAGAGCAGTCCGATCGTGAGTTCTCGCTGGTCGTCGTGGACAACGGCAGCACCGACGGCACCGCCGGGATCGTCCGGGACTTCGCCCGGGAGCACCCCGGGAGGAACGTCCGCCTGGTGGCGGAGCCGCAGAAGGGCACCGGCGCCGCCGCCGACACGGGCCTCCGGTACGCCATCGAGCACGGCGCGACGCACATCGCCCGCACCGACGCCGACTGCCTGCCGCATCCCGACTGGATCTCCGCCGTCCGGCGCGCCCTCGACGGCGGTCTGGAGATGGTGAGCGGCCCGCTGCGGCCCCGCACCGACGAGTTCCGGCTCAAGCTGTGGGAACGCCGCCTGCTCCCCACGGTCGTGGAGCTGGCTGCGCTGGCCGGGCGGTACCGGAAGGGCAACCAGGACCCCGCCTACCTGGGGCCCTACCTGATGATGCCCGGCTGCAACATGGCCATCAGCGCGCGGCTCTACGAGGAGGCCGGCGGCTTCCCGCGCACCAGGATCGAGGAGGTCCACGAGGACCGCGCCCTGGTCAACCGGGTCCGGCGCCTCACCACCGCCTACGGGCTGCGCAAGGACATGGTCGTGTACGGCTCGGTGCGCCGGCTCCGCGCCTACGGCCTGATCGGCACCCTCGCCTGGTACGCCGACCACCGCTACACGCCCGACGTGGTGGACATCCGTTGA
- a CDS encoding cytochrome P450, with protein MNPADRWERRLYLTAHPVAYPLLRLAGRRPVVRVPGVGVVISDAALAREVLLDGDTFRKDGPGSPGELWTPILGPSVLLNMEGDAHRALRGRLAGLFTPAYTERLCARVLAEPLERLAERLDAGAEVDLVDTMRVMAGAVIGHVIGLETRDEDGYRHLFEQGERIVSMITLRTRRLTSSQVARARRVLDPLGDVAAEAYAAGDDGTVMGRMRGLGLSEGEARGAAGAFFLTGTETVATLVPRLIALLHDSGTLGRVAADPSLLDRAIDEAMRVGTPTPVMLRSVHAPATVGGVAIAPGDRVLIATHNCCRALGPFDLDRPHPPEVRRLWFGAGPHFCLGYPLAMAEIRAVARTLLAASPLVITRRRAARGVLLPTYRHLRVRRAAP; from the coding sequence TTGAACCCGGCGGACCGGTGGGAGCGGCGGCTCTACCTGACCGCGCACCCGGTGGCGTACCCGCTGCTGCGGCTGGCCGGGCGTCGCCCGGTCGTACGGGTGCCCGGGGTGGGGGTCGTCATCAGCGACGCCGCGCTCGCCCGCGAGGTGCTGCTCGACGGCGACACCTTCCGCAAGGACGGGCCCGGATCGCCCGGCGAGCTGTGGACGCCCATCCTCGGCCCGTCCGTCCTGCTCAACATGGAGGGCGACGCCCACCGGGCGCTGCGCGGCAGGCTGGCCGGCCTGTTCACACCCGCCTACACCGAACGGCTCTGCGCCCGGGTCCTCGCCGAGCCCCTGGAACGTCTGGCCGAACGGCTCGACGCAGGGGCCGAGGTGGACCTCGTGGACACCATGCGGGTGATGGCCGGGGCGGTCATCGGCCACGTGATCGGCCTGGAGACCCGGGACGAGGACGGCTACCGGCACCTGTTCGAGCAGGGCGAACGGATCGTCTCGATGATCACCCTGCGCACTCGACGCCTCACATCGTCCCAGGTGGCGCGGGCCCGGCGGGTCCTCGACCCGCTCGGCGACGTCGCCGCCGAGGCGTACGCGGCGGGCGACGACGGCACGGTCATGGGGCGGATGCGCGGGCTCGGGCTGTCGGAGGGCGAGGCCCGGGGCGCGGCCGGGGCGTTCTTCCTCACCGGGACCGAGACCGTCGCGACACTGGTGCCCCGCCTGATCGCCCTGCTGCACGACTCGGGGACGCTCGGCCGGGTCGCCGCCGACCCGTCGCTGCTGGACCGGGCGATCGACGAGGCCATGCGGGTCGGCACCCCGACACCGGTCATGCTCCGCAGCGTCCACGCGCCCGCGACCGTGGGCGGCGTGGCCATCGCCCCCGGCGACCGGGTGCTGATCGCCACCCACAACTGCTGCCGCGCACTCGGGCCGTTCGACCTCGATCGTCCGCATCCTCCGGAGGTGCGGCGGCTCTGGTTCGGGGCGGGCCCGCACTTCTGCCTCGGCTACCCGCTCGCGATGGCGGAGATCCGCGCGGTCGCCCGTACGCTGCTGGCCGCGTCGCCGCTGGTGATCACCCGGCGTCGCGCGGCCCGTGGTGTGCTCCTGCCGACCTACCGGCACCTCCGCGTGCGGCGAGCGGCGCCGTGA